The Epinephelus lanceolatus isolate andai-2023 chromosome 1, ASM4190304v1, whole genome shotgun sequence genome has a window encoding:
- the LOC144464493 gene encoding uncharacterized protein LOC144464493, whose translation MCSVEFLREFVNERLTAAAEEILGVFKRSIVEYEEEIDRQRRLLDIVLKPEIKLHRTELPQQHVCKEEEVVPEQQLCIEERKSSVDQEEPEPPQIKEEEEEVCSSQEGEQLVVKQETDGFMLTPADEESEQSEDQTLDFIHDDTQSAAEKESVVIIPVISSVIPTSEHQLLCHNSDVAESQDEEEYQHGDSGSTRNTELQAEKRHHESEMNSNSPHTSAVINLNTGKKPLKCEISGKVFECKSKLQRHLNSHTGEKPFSCKTCGKRLSSKSGLESHIRIHTGEKPYTCQVCGRAFRRYGDVKVHMRTHTGERPYTCKTCGKRFRDVSTLTRHMTIHTGEKPYTCKVCGRAFGRNGDVKIHMRTHTGEKPYTCKTCGRHFRFRCNLTLHMRTHTGVKVHHLSTEVPVEVTHIQERDCLHAKHVAELSEACSIKHAKKSGE comes from the exons atgtgttcagttgagtttttgagagagtttgtcaacgagcgactaactgctgctgctgaagaaatattggGAGTTTTTAAAAGAAGCATCGTCGAGTACGAGGAAGAGATCGATCGTCAGCGCAGACTATTGGATATCGTTTTGAAgcctgaaataaagttacacaggacag agctcccacagcaacatgtgtgtaaggaggaggaggttgtccctgagcagcagctctgtattgaggagaggaagtccagtgtggaccaagaggagccagagcctccacagattaaagaggaagaggaggaagtgtgcagcagtcaggagggagagcagcttgtagtgaagcagGAGACTGATGGCTTCATGTTGACTCCTGCTGATGAGGAAAGTGAGCAGAGTGAAGATCAGACTCTGGACTTCATTCATGATGACACTCAAAGTGCAGCAGAGAAAGAGTCTGTTGTCATTATACCAGTTATAAGTTCTGTGATACCAACCAGTGAGCACCAGCTGCTCTGTCACAACTCTGATGTAGCTGAGAGCCAAGATGAGGAAGAATACCAGCATGGAGACTCAGGATCAACTAGAAACACAGAGCttcaagcagagaaaagacatcaTGAAAGTGAAATGAACAGTAACAGTCCACACACCTCTGCTGTGATAAACTTAAATACAGGtaaaaaacctttaaaatgtgaaataagTGGTAAAGTTTTTGAGTGCAAGTCAAAATTGCAGAGACACCTGAAcagccacacaggtgagaagccgttttcttgcaaaacatgtgggaaaaGACTCAGTAGTAAGTCAGGATTGGAAAGTCACAttagaatccacacaggtgagaagccctATACTTGTCAAGTATGTGGGAGAGCTTTCAGACGTTATGGTGACGTGAAAGTCCACATGAgaacccacacaggtgagaggCCGTAtacttgcaaaacatgtgggaaaaGATTCAGGGATGTGTCCACATTGACGAGGCACATGacaatccacacaggtgagaagccgtatactTGTAAAGTATGTGGGAGAGCTTTCGGACGTAACGGTGACGTAAAAAtccacatgaggactcacacTGGGGAGAAGCCGTAtacttgcaaaacatgtgggagaCACTTCAGATTTAGATGTAACTTGACACTCCACATGAGAACGCACACAGGTGTAAAGGTCCATCACTTGAGCACAGAGGTTCCAGTTGAAGTCACACATATACAGGAGAGAgactgtttacatgcaaaacatgtggCAGAGCTTTCAGAGGCCTGTTCCATAAAGCATGCTAAGAAAAGTGGGGAGTGA